The Juglans regia cultivar Chandler chromosome 6, Walnut 2.0, whole genome shotgun sequence genome contains the following window.
tcacctgctcggagggacaagggccatactccgataccaaccttctcttaacccggatagcatgactcttcatgctactcgtcccttttgacagttcatcccaacacttaacacgaaaagactccgttcacaactacgccttatgtcacgtcatatagcttgagactactcccaagctacaccgtgaccttgtggCGTCACCCACAATCCTGCTATGTCAACTCCCAACTCATTgtgagtacggttcctcacgtactcccgtcacatcatgacatctcgtcacgttctgCTACACTACTCCAAAACTAAGTCCTCACCCATCAAAAGCACGACTgccaatagtcatgtcacttcatgacattcctcagtcatgcttccgctgtgcACTCTTACAtttgttccactacttcactcatactcccagccataagtccaacacggtgacacttgtgacctcagactacaggccacaccataactacttcgaGACACCGTTCCAcaattcccgacactactcaccaggccctacgcccatcaaccactcaaccatccttatctccgCGACACTCCATACGGTGTAtcgctgcacctcatggagtacactccatgcatactcccttctcacatgctacgccacatcaccactatggcatacacgccatatggtgcatcaatccaccacatggagtacattccgcatgtactcttctcatacacaccacgccacatcaccattatggcatacctaccatatgatgcatcactccaccatatggagtacactccaagtgtactcctttcacacacgctacgccacacagagtacactcagcatgtactcttcccattccacctGCCACGTCACCACTAcagcacatactccacaaccacactacatagcacagtccacaacacttcataGCATacttcccaactacgcccaacacttcacagcgcaCTACACAAGACAGCACAATAcagcgaactccacaaataccaacagcacaatccacaacctagtcaactaattaacatctaacataaataggagggatagagggttataccatcgatgggATAACCTGTGCATTGCTCGCTGACTGCCACCGTTGATggcggaagggtcgtacgtggctGATCACCCACATATAGTGGTTGTTTTGGCCATTGGATAGttaagtgtggtcttggaagggctcatggtggcgGTGAgggcataacatgacatatctagccgtgtacagtggcggtcagccacgcgtagtggctacccaccacataaagtggtggtttggacctagggttcaGCTAAGGGAGGTTGAGGGAGGCTGCTGGTGGAGCCATGGAGGCTTGGTGGTGGTGGCACGGCGGTCcaaggtggtggaggaggaaAACCCGTGTGTGAGGGGGGAGAagcccgtgagagagtgagggagagtgtgcatgcatgggtggcagatcggggctatGGGCGGTTGGGATGGGTCGATGGTGGTTGGAGGAGGCTGGAGAGAGTGGTCACatgccgtgggtggcagcgtacGATGGTGGAGGGAGGAGAATCCGTGTGTGAGTGAGAGGAGAAGCCCGTGCGGTGgtgggaggctatgggcctcaggtcaggtggaggaggaagggggagacaAGGAGGAGCTCATGGTGGTGTCCGATGGCCAAGGTGGCCGCGCACGGCAGCTCTAGGAGCATGCACAGTGAACCCATGCATGGAGGAGGCCACGAACGTGTATGGGAGGAAGGTGGCTACATGGCAGGGGCCGAGCTCACTAgagggtgatggccggtgggaggagTAGCTACCATGGAGGTGGTGGCTCCATCAGGTGGCGCACAGCGGTGCAGTgagcaccaagcccattcgggctatGCACTgccaagggagaggaagagagagcatgggagagggagaccggtgtggggaGGCTCACCAGAGTGAGGTAGTACCGGTGGAAGGGGCGGTGAGGCTAGGCAGCGCCGGGCTGAGCTATGGAAGAATCGGGCGTAGGGGTGGAGTCATGTAGTGCAAgccgagagggagagggaggagagagagagggctggggaaaagtgagggggtctgggtatttaacccagtcccttcgtcttgggATCTAtgcaacgatctaacgatggatctcaaacactgatttaaaatgcttaaacgttaacttaattaaaagtattaaaagtaataaagatagaatattatttaaactaactttagtttataaaataatattccttcatcattaacagaatgatgaagtcttatttaacatatttaagagaataaaaccattaaattaattaaaggtttcaacataatataaatctcataatatcttaaatagttgaaatcattttaataatgatattaaaatgattttcgacaattataatatttttggagctctttaagaatattataattgtcgtatttaagatcaatcttaattcaataacactggaaatacttataaatatttccaacatatttaaaacattgggcatgccctagaagtcacaagatatcttttgaaacacaCATTCGTGGTTTGGCACACATGACAAGTCTCATAGTCGTCAGAGAGAAGGGCAGACAATTCACATAATTTCTGccctcgaaatttgcttacaTCATAAATAaggaacgtacgtcagaaagaagaagcatatgtaagaaggaaggagcgggGTCTTACACTTATGCACTAGATaaagaatgacgttaaggttatgtgtatgcatgtaggttgccatttgacacacacatgaatggactgcatgatatgaagtagcatggagtccaggtaagtattacattcatactcttctagagttttctaaacgatatgaaatgaaaatgaaatgctttttcTTTACGATGCCttatgaaaggaaatgaaatgatgttctACGAGAAGcgtgctaagtgttcaaaggtatatgtatgtatggccctccttggcagcccctttttatgcaaccaaagtattaattgtatgcatgtgaatggatgactatatgcggtatctattgtatgtattttcacgAAATGAGATTTGAGGCTCATGCCTCATGCTTTTAAGCGATGCTTCAAACgatgcgaagaaagtgttttaaacgtCCCTATGAACTAACATTAAAATGTCcatatgaactgatgctttatgaATGctatgaaagatgatgtttaagctcatgcttttaaatgacgtttttccatgaacaaactgttaaatgaaaaggactgaaaaggaaaggatTGAAAGGCtgaacatttaatgtataaaaatacataacgaccatatgaatgaatgaaaatggtaccaaaggattgggtagattgcaatgctgggtaaatagtactggtagtgcactcAATGTTGCCCCCTAACTGAAAGGTTCCAACCCATGGCCATGGGCGgagtccaggtccaaaggaagactgctaaccccaacacacggggcgtaatagtgtgtaccggccaaggaaagtgataagaaagaatgtatgaatgcctcgaactcttgaagaaatgaaggcactgatgggagaTACGTTTTACGataagaaaatcatttttaaagaaaaactctgcctagtgatgttttcaaaggaATGCATGTATGCACGTTCGTATaatatgtatggaatgatgaatgcatgactgaaaacctatgctattatattttaactgtatgaagtaatgcttactgagtatttgattcattttagtttttatgtgtgcTCCTCCCCCTCGATAGGTACTAAATAAGCAGTACGCGTTAGGGCGGACACGCCCCATGGGGAAGAgtacggaagtctaggcacgaaaGTTTTGACTGTATGaaaggcctttttattttaagattaatgtttttcgctgtaaacctcttttattctcaaagcacattttattatgtaacgtagagtcttgcaccctaggTATGGAAGTAATGTAGCGTCTTGCATCCTACATGTCCAACATGTGGGAAGAAGCATATGGGAAAATGCTTATATGGTCAGCGTGTGTTTCAAGTGTGGGAAGCAGAACCATTTAGCTGGGGAATCAGGAAAGAGTGGAGGATAGAAGATGACAGCTACAACACGTGTATTTCCCTCACCCTTGATGACATTGCGGCGTCAAATGATGTAGTCACAGGTACATTGATGTTGTTTCCTCGTTATGCATCTGTTCTATTTGATTCTGGTGCCACACACTCCTTTATTTCGAATCATTATGTATCGTTGTCTGAAAAGTTGTCTGAACCATTAGAGACTAGTATGTCTGTTATTATGCCTTCGGGAGAACATATCAATTGTAGTTCTGTTCTAGTGGGTTGTCCAGTGGAGATTCAAGGGAGGATTCTTCCTGTCGACTTAGTTATAACATGTCTGGATTTGATGTAATTCTAGGAATGGACTGGTTATCCCAAAATCGTGCATGTGTAGATTGCTTCAATAAGAGGGTGgcttttaaatccaaaaatggGGAAGAGTTCAGTTTCCAAGCACCACGAGAAAGTTCTTCACCACATGTTATCTCAGCAATGCAGGTTGTGCAATTATTGAGACAAGGTTGCACATGATTTTTGGCGAGTCTAGTTTCACCACCAGTGGATGGACTTAGATTGGAAGATATAGAGGTGGTCAGAGAGTTCATAGATGTATTTCCAGATGATATTTCAGGACTACCCCAGATAGAGAAGTTGAATTCTCAGTAGACCTCGTTCCAGGGACCGCACCAAATATCTAAAGCACCTTATCGAATGGCTCCAATTGAATTAAAGGAACTCAATGATCAATTACAGGAACTATTGGAGAAGGGTTTCATATGCCCCAGTGTTTCCCCATGGGGTGCTCCAGTACTTTTTGTGAAAAAGAAGGACGAGTCTATGTGATTATGTATTGATTACAGAAAACTGAATAAGGTGACTATTAAGAACATATACCCCTTACCTCAGATTGATCATCTATTTGATTAGCTACAAGGAGCACAGGTCTTTTCCAAGATAGACTTGAGATCTGGATATCATCATATGAGAGTTAAGGAGATAGATGTCCAGAAGACAACTTTCTGGACACGATATGAgaattatgaatttcttgttaTGCCTTTTCGTTTAACTAATGCCCCTGCCGCTTTCATGGACCTTATGAACAGAGTATTTAAGGACTCTTTGGATCAGTTTGTGGTTGTTTTTATTGGCGATATCCTTATTTACTCTTGGAGTCATAAGGAACATGTGGATCACTTGAGGACGGCCCTTATGGTATTGAGAGAAAAGAAATTGGATGCAAAATTCAAGAAGTGTGAATCTTGGTTACAAGAGATCGCATTCCTAGGACATGTGGTGTCAGGAAAAGGAATTTTAGTGGATCCAACTAAGATTGAAGTAGTGGTGAAATGGAAAAAGCCTAGTAATGTAAATGAGGTACGAAGTTTCTTAGGTCTTGCAGGTTACTAAAGAAGATTTGTAGAAGGGTTTTCAAGTATTGCAGCACCGATGACAAAGTTGACAAGGAAGAACGAGAGTTTTTATGGATAGATGAGTGTGAGAAGAGCTTTCAAGAACTGAAGAAAAGACTTGTGACTGCACCAGTACTTACAGTTCCCTCAGGAGATGGAGGATTTGTCATATATAGTGACGCTTCACATAAGGGATTGTGTTGTGTTTTAATGCAACACGGGAAAGTCATTGCATATGCCACCTGACAACTGAAAAGTTATGAACAGAGTTACCCGACCCATGATTTGGAACTTGCAGCAATGGTTTTTGCCTTGAAGATATGAAGACATTATCTTTATGGTAAAAAGTGTGAGATTTTTACTGATTATAAAAGcctaaaatatttcttcacacaAAAAGAGTTGAATATGAGACACGCAAATGGTTGGAACTCCTGAAAGACTATGATTGCGATATTAATTACCATCCGGGTAAGGCAAATGTCTAGTAGATGCACTGAGTAGGTATTGAGATATGGAGCGAGCAGGTATTGAGATGATCAGTGATACCCAAGCTAAATTAAGTAGTTTGACCTTAGGTTCAACATCGATAGATCAGATTAAGGTTGCTCAAGTTGGTGATACAGAATTAATGAAGTTAAAGGTGGAGGTATCAGAAAGCAAGAGACCTGACTATTCGGTATCAGATGACGACACCTTGAGATTTAGAGGAAGATTATGTGTACCTAATGATAGAGAGATTAAGGATTTGATTTTGAGAGAAGCCCATCGTTCATTGTACACGGTTCACCCAGGTAGTACTaagatgtatcgggatttgAAACAACACTTTTGGTGGAATGTTATGAAACGAGAAGTGATAAATTATGTAGCACAATGTTTGATGTGTCAACAAGTTAAGGCAGAACATCAGAGGCCCTCAGGTACACTTCAGCCACTTCCTATACCAGTTTGGACGTGGGATGAGATAGAGATGGATTTTGTATCAGGGTTTCCTAGGGCACCAAGAGGTCAAGATGCAgcttgggtgattgttgatcgacTATCAAAATCAGCTCACTTTATTCCCATTCAGAAGACATACTCCACTGATAGATTGGCAGAGTTGTATGTGAAAGAGATTGTCAGACTACATGGGGTACCATCCAAGATTGTCTTTGATAGAGATACACGTTTCACCTCAGCATTCTAGAGAAATGTACAGAAGGAGTTAGGAACTCAGCTAACTTATAGCACCACTTTTCATCCTCGAATAGATGGCCAATCGGAGAGgacaattaaaattttggaggaTATGCTCAAGGCATGTGTTATGGAGTTTAAGGGCAGCTGGATACGATATTTACCCCTCATTGAGTTTGCTGATTAAgtggaaataatatgaaaattaagcaTGCAAATTAAGGGTTTTGGTCTGAAAATGAGCACATATGCTTATTTACACAATAAGTTTACAACAAAGGCACCACAAGGTCAAAATGGAAATACACgtgtaaaaaaatcaatatctaACCACTTACCTCACACACTCACTCGAcacttagagaaaaaaaaaagagaagaaggaatccTCTCAAGCCCGTAACCCTTGCTGCTTTGCATCTTACGCTTCGCACCTTAGAACCGCATGGAATTGGAGAGAGCAACAACTTGGAGAGAGAAACCAGCAGGTGCACTGGAGAGGATGAGGAATGAAAGCTTAAAAGGGACCAAGGGACGTGCGAGAAGGGGATGTTGGGATTTTTGGCTGAGTCCGAAAATCATTTTGAAAGTTCAGCATTtaattttagggttttgtttttcccttctCTAGATTATGGATCAGTCTTTTTATTTGCTTAATAGCTTGTTTTCATACTGGGTGGAAAAGTAATTTCGTGACCTAGGTCAAAGGGAACCTTTGGGCAGTAGGGTTTTCAGTGGGAGTTTTGATTTCTTCACagttttaatttgtattctCCATGAATCTCTGTCATTCTTATAGACACTGGGATTAGGGCTTCTCTGTGTTTTCTTTGATCCATCGTTGATTGAAGGAACGGTGGATGCTTAACGGATGTAGTCCCTAACTCGAGTTGTATGTTGATTGCCAGTTTGATGTGAAGTTTGTTGAGATTATTCAGTAAATGTGTTGTTAGAGTTTTAATCACATACATTATCCAAATGCTTTTATCGTGACTGAAATCGCGTTTGAAACTAATGCAAAACTAGCCTAGAATCCATCTGTGTAAAGGTAACCCGAAGCCTAGGTATTTTGTTTTCCTCTAAAAGCTTTTCAGAACATTGgtcttgagttttgaatttgttcaTCTTTATCAATACAGAGAATTCGGttcctttagttttttttttttaatttagtgtgCATCCAATCCATCTCATTCGCATCTAGGATTCTCATAAAAGAAGTAAAACTATTTTCAACCCCTTGAGTCTTCTGGTATGAGCAATCTGGCTTACAAAGCTGCCCAGTGACCGTAAGATAGTTGCACATCTCATATCTCACCTTCTTGCTTCTTGTTATTCCAATAAACAATTGCATAGCACTGAATCTACCTTAATCCTTGTGAAAGCGACCTTGGGATTCTGAGTATACACAAGTAAGACACGTTCTGCACTTGGGAGGTATTTTAAGAATAGAgccaagtttttggcgccgttgtcTGGGATTAAAGGCAAATTGCAGAGCTCTCAGAACACTACAGAGGAATGGGGGATTGAgtgtgaacctcttcacactTTGGTGATCTCTGACCTTAGCTTTCTCTGTTTTCCTTGTGATTATTGTGAATAACATTCTCTGTAAAAACTTACTaacatcatcatttttttttactgccATCACTATACACCAAAGCTTGGTGTTAGTTGTGTATTGTTGTTGAGCATTTGCATATCTGTTTGGAGTAGAGATCATTCTTCTCGATTGATCAGATCAAATTTTGTGACACACTCTGATTGTGAGTCACTTTCATTTGAGTCATCTTCTGAGAGTCTTAGTACCATGGCTGAAGAAGAACAAGATGGGAGGAGAGTGGGGAATCATAATAGGACTCTTAAAGATGATTTGCAACCTGCTAGGACTAGCTCACCCTCATGCATTATACAATCTCTTAAtgcaaataatttcaattttaaacctGGCATGATACCCCTTATACCTCATTTCCATGGGATGCAGTCTGAGAACCCGTATTTGCACATCAAAGAATTTGAGGAAGTTTGTTCAACTTTTATGGATCAAACTTGTGCTGAAGAAGTGATCAGACTCaagttatttcatttttcattaaaagaCAAAGCCAAGACCTGGCTGAATTCTTTGAGGCCTAGATCCATAGGAACATGGCAAGAGATGCAGACTGAGTTTCTAAAAAAGTTCTTTCCTATGCACAGAACCAATGCACTAAAGAGGCAGATCATGAATTTTGCCCAAAAAGACACTGAAACCTTTTATCAGTGCTGGGGGAGGTTCAAGGATTTACTCAATGCTTGTCCTCATCATACGTATGAAAATTGGAGGATAATAAGTTTTTTCTATGAGGGTTTACAACCTAAGATGAGACAATTCGTGGAGACAATGTACAATGGAGAGTTCTTTAATAAAGAACCAGAAGAGGCCTTTGAGTATTTTGATTACCTATCAGAGAATGCTCAGTCATGGGATGTTTCAGATGCATATGATAGAACTGAACCTTTAAAAATAACTGGAGGGGGGAAATACAACTTGAGAGAGGTGGATGATTTGCATGCTAGAGTGTCTATGCTTTCTAAGAAATTGGAAACCATAGATACAAACAAAGTAAATGAAGTTCAAGTTATtcagaaaattccaaaaaaatgcaatatcTGTGAAGAAATAGGGCATGTCACTAGTGACTGCCCTACAATTCCAGCTTTTAAGGAAGTCCTTCTAGATCAATCTAACTCTGTTAATTTTATCTCCAAATCTTTTCCAGGTCCATTTTCCAACACGTACAATCCCAATTGGAGGAACCATCCAAATCTCAGCTAGAGGAATGAGTAATCAGCTCAATCCCCATTCATGCACCTGGTCCTTCTCAATATACAACCAATTCAAATTCAGCATCATTGGGGCCACCTCAATATCCTGCTGCATCACATTTTGGTCAGAGGAGAAACCTTGAGGAAACTGTCCAGCAAATGGGAAGAACCCTCCAGCAGTTCATGCAAGGGCAAGCAGcaataaatacacaaaatgCTCAAACCTTTAATGACATCAGAAGGACCTTGACCAAGATTTCTGCAACCTTGAGCATCTAGGAGAAAGGGAAATTCCTCCTTGCCTAGCCCCAACCCAATCATCAAGGTCAAATTCATCAAGTTTTAGAAATGGGGGAGGACTCTAACTTGAAGCAAGTAAAAGCTATCACCACTTTAAGGAGTGGTAAAACTTTTGAAAACCTTACTCCTGAGAGGACAAGTGGTAAGGTTTCTAACCCTATACCTATTCACGTTGAGGAAACAACTCAACAATTACCAGCACCTTTCCCTACTACGCTAACAGTTTCTCATAAAGAACAAAACCAAGCTGAGATCTTAGAAGTGTTCAAACAAGTAAGGATCAATATGCCCTTACTCGATGCCATTCAACCAATTCCCCCACTTATGCCaagtttttaaaagatatgaGGAAGTTGAGTGTGAAGAAAAAAGCATTTCTCACTGAGCAAGTCAGTGCCATAATTCAATACAACACACCTCCTAAATTTAAAGACCTTGGATCCCCCTCTATTGTTTGCATCATTAGGGATTAAAAAATTGGCCATGCCTTACTAGACTTAGGATCTAGTATCAATTTGTTGCCTTACAATGTATATGAGAAACTGGGGCTGGGAGAATTGAAATCAACCTCCATAACCTTGCAATTAGCTGATAGGTCGATTAAAATACC
Protein-coding sequences here:
- the LOC108994281 gene encoding uncharacterized protein LOC108994281 → MAEEEQDGRRVGNHNRTLKDDLQPARTSSPSCIIQSLNANNFNFKPGMIPLIPHFHGMQSENPYLHIKEFEEVCSTFMDQTCAEEVIRLKLFHFSLKDKAKTWLNSLRPRSIGTWQEMQTEFLKKFFPMHRTNALKRQIMNFAQKDTETFYQCWGRFKDLLNACPHHTYENWRIISFFYEGLQPKMRQFVETMYNGEFFNKEPEEAFEYFDYLSENAQSWDVSDAYDRTEPLKITGGGKYNLREVDDLHARVSMLSKKLETIDTNKVNEVQVIQKIPKKCNICEEIGHVTSDCPTIPAFKEVLLDQSNSVNFISKSFPASLGPPQYPAASHFGQRRNLEETVQQMGRTLQQFMQGQAAINTQNAQTFNDIRRTLTKISATLSI